CCTTCCTTTATTTCGGATCATGCGGGACGCAGTGCCCCATTCTATTTAGGGCTAAGTGGAGGCATGGGGGCAGTCGGCAGGGTGATTGGACCCTATTTAATGGGTAGGTTATACGATAGCGGGGGCTTAGCGCCTACCGCATGGTTGGCATGTGCGATGGCGCTGCTGTCCGTAGGATTCTTCCTCGTTCATGCGTATATTAATCGCCGAGGCAATTCGCTGGAGCGGACTACAGGGTAGTTATGCATGGTGGATTTAGTTGATCTGCTGTGAATTCTATAGAGGTGCGAGGCAAGGGGTGTACATCTTTATGAAACTAAGCAATAGGGATAGGTTTATAATAAGGCTCTCAGAGATCAAAGATGTGCGGGAACTGATTCATCTGGACCATATGATCTGGACGGAGGACACTAGCCCGGGGCCATTAATGTGGCGTTCCCAAGAGGATTATCTACTGAATGCTCCCCCGGGTTCGCAGCTAGTAGCGCTACAGGATGACAAGCTGTGCGGATATGTTGGGTTTGGCTGTCCTAGTCGAATGGAGAGTAATAGGCATGTGTGTGAAGTCAATATTGCGGTTCATCCGGATTATCAACGTTTAGGTATTGGCCGACAGCTCATGGAGGCCATTAAGGAACATGCTGCGGGGCATGCCATTCGTAAGCTTCGTCTACGCGTATTATCCTGTAATGAATCAGCGCTATCTTTTTATCGTAAATGCGGTTTTGTGGAAGAGGGACGTCTGCGGGAGGAGTTTTATCTTGGCGGCCGTTACGTGGATGAGATATTTATGTACTGCATGCTGACAGGAGGCAAAGGATATGGAGATCATCTCGCTTAATGTGGGGCGGCCGGTAACGGTGGATTATCGGGGCAAGCCTTTGGAGACTGGGATTTATAAAATGCCTGTAGAGGGATCAATTCAACTACAAGTGAGCGGATTTGATGGAGATGGCCAAGCAGATCTTAAACATCATGGGGGCCCTGATAAGGCAGTTTGTGCCTATCCCATCGAGCATTATGCCTACTGGGAGAAGCAGCTTGGGAAGAAGCTCGAATACTCAGCCTTCGGAGAAAATATAACAACAGCGGGGCTTCTGGAGACAGAGGTATGCATTGGCGACGTGTACGAAATAGGCACTACTTTGCTGCAGGTGAGCCAGCCACGATATCCTTGCTTCAAAATCTCACAAAAGCACGGGCCTGCGGATTTACCAGCTCAAGTGCTGGATACCAGATACAGTGGGTTTTACTTGCGTGTGCTTCGTGAAGGAAAGATTTCAACCGGAGATGCAATTGTCAAAAAAGAAAATGGAGCTGGTAATGCGCCCGTGGCGCATGTACTGCATTTAATGCAGGCTGGTCTTCAAGAGGAAGCTGCTCTGGCAGAACTTGTGGAGCTGGACGTTCTCTCTGCCGTAGTTCGGAACAAGTTTAGGAAACAACTAGGTATGCCAGAGAGTTAGACCCTGTCTGGGACAGCTTACGAATAAACCTGCAAAAGTACATTTTTTTATGATACGCGGAGGGTTAAAGCAATGATTCCTGCAAATCTGCAGGTATTCTTACTTCAGATGAAGTCACCGAGCTATAAGTGAGGATATACCTGTACATTCGCAGATTTAGGATTTAATGAGGAGAATATCTGCTCAAGAAACTGTACCCATGCAGGTTTCCTTTAGTCCAGCGAAAGGTACGGATGAAAAAAAGGGACTGTCCTAAAAGCCATGAAATGGCTGCTTGGGAGAGCCCCTTCTTTGTTTACGTAAATTAGCCGAGCAGCTGCCACTCACTACGCAATAAACCGTATACGGCGTGGTTCACATAGCCATCAGGCAGTTTCTCTACCTGTCTAATCACACCCTCAAGCACAAATCCAAGCCGTTCTGGAATCGCCCTGCTGGAAACATTGCCGGTCGCGCAGCGAATTTCTACACGTTGCAGCTCCATCTCCAGTAGTGCATAGTCCACTAGAACCCGACAGGCACTAGTCATATACCCTTTGCCTTCATATCCTTCACCAAGCCAGTAACCGATCCCGACGGATCGGTTATGCCAGTCAATCTGATGATACCCAATTACACCTGCTAATTCACCGCGAACCCATAGCCCAGCGGTAAAGCCACCATTGTCGGTGCTTTGTTTAACCGCATTTTTGATGAAATTTAGAGTGTGAGCCTGCTCCGTAACGGCATCCACCCAAGGGAGCCATTGTCTTAGTCGTTCCCGCGAGTGCTCTACTAACGTGAATAAATGGCGAGCGTGCTCTGGCATAAGCGGCTTTAACATAAGCTCTTCATCGATGACATAATTAAACAAGCGGTTGCCTCCTTTTCGGCACAAGGCCTTATGTATGATTATGGATTATTTCTTATGATTATCATGCT
This window of the Paenibacillus sp. FSL R10-2734 genome carries:
- a CDS encoding GNAT family N-acetyltransferase, yielding MKLSNRDRFIIRLSEIKDVRELIHLDHMIWTEDTSPGPLMWRSQEDYLLNAPPGSQLVALQDDKLCGYVGFGCPSRMESNRHVCEVNIAVHPDYQRLGIGRQLMEAIKEHAAGHAIRKLRLRVLSCNESALSFYRKCGFVEEGRLREEFYLGGRYVDEIFMYCMLTGGKGYGDHLA
- a CDS encoding MOSC domain-containing protein, whose protein sequence is MEIISLNVGRPVTVDYRGKPLETGIYKMPVEGSIQLQVSGFDGDGQADLKHHGGPDKAVCAYPIEHYAYWEKQLGKKLEYSAFGENITTAGLLETEVCIGDVYEIGTTLLQVSQPRYPCFKISQKHGPADLPAQVLDTRYSGFYLRVLREGKISTGDAIVKKENGAGNAPVAHVLHLMQAGLQEEAALAELVELDVLSAVVRNKFRKQLGMPES
- a CDS encoding GNAT family protein — encoded protein: MFNYVIDEELMLKPLMPEHARHLFTLVEHSRERLRQWLPWVDAVTEQAHTLNFIKNAVKQSTDNGGFTAGLWVRGELAGVIGYHQIDWHNRSVGIGYWLGEGYEGKGYMTSACRVLVDYALLEMELQRVEIRCATGNVSSRAIPERLGFVLEGVIRQVEKLPDGYVNHAVYGLLRSEWQLLG